In Tursiops truncatus isolate mTurTru1 chromosome 19, mTurTru1.mat.Y, whole genome shotgun sequence, a genomic segment contains:
- the GOT2 gene encoding aspartate aminotransferase, mitochondrial, with the protein MALLHSGRVLSGIAAAFHPGVAAAASARASSWWAHVEMGPPDPILGVTEAFKRDTNSKKMNLGVGAYRDDNGKPYVLPSVRKAEAQIAARNLDKEYLPIGGLAEFCKASAELALGESNEVLKSGRYITVQTISGTGALRIGANFLQRFFKFSRDVFLPKPTWGNHTPIFRDAGMQLHSYRYYDPKTCGFDFTGAIEDISKIPAESVILLHACAHNPTGVDPRPEQWKEMAAVVKVRQKNNLFAFFDMAYQGFASGDGNKDAWAVRYFIEQGINVCLCQSYAKNMGLYGERVGAFTVVCKDADEAKRVESQLKILIRPMYSNPPLNGARIASTILTSPDLRKQWLQEVKGMADRIISMRTQLVSNLKKEGSSHNWQHIVDQIGMFCFTGLKPEQVERLTKEFSIYMTKDGRISVAGVTSGNVGYLAHAIHQVTK; encoded by the exons CTCCTGGTGGGCTCATGTGGAGATGGGGCCCCCAGATCCCATCCTGGGAGTCACAGAAGCCTTTAAGAGAGACACCAACAGCAAAAAGATGAATCTGGGAGTTGGTGCCTACCGGGATGATAACGGAAAGCCTTACGTGCTCCCCAGTGTCCGGAAG GCAGAGGCCCAGATTGCTGCAAGAAATTTGGACAAAGAATACCTGCCCATTGGGGGACTGGCTGAATTTTGTAAGGCATCTGCAGAACTAGCCCTGGGTGAGAGCAACGAAGTGTTGAAAAGTGGCCGG TATATCACCGTGCAGACCATTTCTGGAACCGGGGCCTTAAGGATTGGAGCCAATTTTCTG CAAAGATTTTTTAAGTTCAGCCGAGATGTCTTTCTGCCCAAACCAACCTGGGGAAATCATACGCCCATCTTCAGGGACGCTGGCATGCAGCTACATAGTTATCGATACTACGACCCCAAGACGTGTGGCTTTGACTTCACAGGCGCTATTGAGGACATTTCA AAAATACCAGCAGAGAGTGTTATTCTCCTGCACGCCTGTGCCCACAACCCCACGGGAGTGGACCCTCGTCCTGAACAGTGGAAGGAGATGGCTGCAGTGGTGAAGGTGAGGCAG aaaaacaatCTTTTTGCATTCTTTGACATGGCCTACCAAGGGTTTGCCAGTGGCGATGGTAACAAGGATGCTTGGGCTGTGCGCTATTTCATCGAACAGGGCATTAATGTCTGTCTCTGCCAGTCCTATGCCAAGAACATGGGCTTATACG gtgaGCGTGTTGGAGCCTTCACTGTGGTCTGCAAAGATGCTGATGAAGCCAAGAGGGTAGAATCACAGTTGAAGATCCTGATCCGTCCCATGTATTCCAACCCTCCTCTCAATGGTGCCCGGATTGCCTCCACCATTCTGACCAGCCCGGATCTGCGGAAACAATG gTTACAAGAAGTAAAGGGCATGGCCGACCGCATCATTAGCATGCGGACTCAGCTGGTCTCCAACCTCAAGAAGGAGGGCTCCTCCCACAACTGGCAGCACATCGTTGACCAGATTGGCATGTTTTGTTTCACAGGCCTAAAGCCTGAACAG GTGGAGCGGCTGACCAAGGAGTTCTCCATCTACATGACAAAGGATGGCCGTATCTCTGTGGCAGGGGTCACCTCGGGCAATGTGGGCTACCTTGCTCATGCCATTCACCAGGTCACCAAGTAA